In a genomic window of Deltaproteobacteria bacterium PRO3:
- a CDS encoding signal peptidase I — MTPEQAQMQMQMEQVMGSGVGIGILVGYLVAYIFFAFCLAKIGEKLGVSFGKGFIMSLIPIVNIVFILQLAQKPIWWIILLIIPIVNLVILVLVWMKIAERRGKPGWWGVLMLIPIANFIVLLILAFGKGGGAAATA; from the coding sequence ATGACCCCAGAACAAGCACAGATGCAGATGCAAATGGAACAGGTCATGGGAAGCGGCGTGGGAATCGGTATCCTCGTCGGCTACCTGGTGGCCTACATCTTTTTCGCGTTCTGTCTGGCGAAGATCGGAGAAAAGCTCGGCGTGTCCTTCGGGAAGGGATTTATCATGTCCCTGATCCCGATCGTCAACATCGTGTTCATCCTCCAGCTCGCCCAGAAGCCTATCTGGTGGATCATCCTACTCATCATCCCGATCGTCAATTTGGTGATCTTGGTGCTGGTGTGGATGAAGATCGCCGAACGGCGCGGCAAGCCGGGATGGTGGGGCGTCTTGATGCTGATCCCCATCGCCAATTTCATCGTCCTCTTGA